The following proteins come from a genomic window of Myroides odoratus DSM 2801:
- the pgi gene encoding glucose-6-phosphate isomerase: MLQSINPTSTAAWTKLREHFEQMKSIQMQDLFREDASRGNSFNIHFDAFLLDYSKNKITKETLSYLLQLGEEVQLKQAIEALFTGGKINKTENRAVLHTALRDFTQASPIMVDGVNVLEEIQEARTRIEHFVTAVVEGRYLSSTGQPFTDVVNIGIGGSDLGPKMVVNGLENYRNHLKTHFISNVDDDYLYAVLNKLNPATTLVLIVSKTFTTQETVLNADKVVQWLSTRVEQKDLAKHLVGVTAEVERAVAYGIDRLTIFPMWDYIGGRFSLWSSVGLSIALSIGYANFEQLLKGAHKMDQHFRTAPFQDNIPVVCALLSVWYNNFYGYQTEAVVPYSQFLEKFPAHLQQMIMESNGKDKNRNGEQLSYETGTLIWGEVGVSAQHAFFQLFHQGTKVVPVDFIGFVNPFSDQDTNHTILMSNFFGQTEALLNGKAATREGEEEDTLIQNFREFAGNKPSNTLLIDKLTPETLGALVALYEHKTFVQGVIWNIYSFDQFGVEYGKVLAKNIQREIISNNVLKHDSSTAFLLNYYLTNRSI; the protein is encoded by the coding sequence ATGTTACAATCTATTAATCCTACTAGTACTGCTGCATGGACCAAGCTACGTGAGCACTTTGAGCAAATGAAGTCTATCCAAATGCAAGACCTCTTCCGAGAGGATGCTAGTAGAGGGAATTCTTTTAATATTCATTTCGATGCATTTTTGCTCGATTATTCTAAGAATAAAATTACGAAAGAAACCTTGTCTTATTTGCTTCAATTAGGTGAAGAAGTACAATTGAAACAAGCAATTGAAGCTTTATTCACAGGAGGTAAGATAAATAAAACAGAAAATAGAGCCGTATTGCATACGGCTTTACGTGATTTTACTCAAGCGTCACCAATCATGGTGGACGGTGTCAATGTATTAGAAGAAATTCAAGAAGCAAGAACGCGCATTGAGCATTTCGTTACAGCAGTGGTAGAAGGACGTTATCTTTCAAGTACAGGACAACCTTTTACAGATGTTGTCAATATTGGTATTGGAGGATCTGATCTAGGACCAAAGATGGTTGTAAATGGATTAGAAAACTATCGCAATCATTTAAAGACTCATTTTATCTCTAATGTTGATGATGATTATTTGTATGCGGTATTAAATAAGTTAAACCCTGCAACTACGTTAGTCTTGATTGTTTCTAAGACGTTTACCACGCAAGAAACAGTATTAAATGCAGACAAAGTTGTACAATGGCTTTCAACAAGAGTAGAACAAAAGGATTTAGCCAAACATTTAGTGGGGGTTACCGCTGAGGTGGAACGCGCGGTTGCTTACGGTATTGATCGATTGACTATTTTTCCAATGTGGGATTATATTGGAGGACGATTTTCGCTTTGGAGCTCTGTTGGATTGTCGATCGCGTTGTCTATTGGCTATGCGAACTTCGAACAATTATTAAAAGGTGCACATAAAATGGATCAGCATTTTAGAACGGCCCCTTTTCAAGATAATATTCCTGTTGTTTGTGCTTTACTAAGTGTATGGTATAACAATTTTTATGGGTACCAGACAGAAGCCGTTGTGCCGTATAGTCAATTTCTAGAAAAATTTCCTGCCCATCTACAACAGATGATTATGGAAAGTAATGGAAAAGATAAAAATCGCAATGGAGAACAATTGTCGTATGAAACTGGAACATTAATCTGGGGTGAGGTAGGCGTATCTGCTCAACATGCCTTTTTCCAATTGTTTCACCAAGGAACGAAAGTAGTTCCTGTAGATTTTATTGGTTTTGTCAATCCTTTTTCGGATCAAGATACCAATCACACAATTTTGATGTCTAACTTTTTTGGACAAACAGAAGCCTTGTTGAATGGAAAAGCAGCCACACGTGAAGGAGAAGAGGAAGATACATTGATTCAGAACTTTAGAGAATTTGCTGGAAACAAACCTTCGAATACGTTGTTGATTGATAAACTTACTCCAGAAACATTAGGAGCCTTAGTGGCCTTATATGAACATAAGACTTTTGTGCAAGGAGTGATATGGAATATTTATAGTTTTGACCAATTTGGCGTGGAATATGGCAAGGTTTTAGCAAAAAATATTCAGCGTGAAATTATTTCGAATAATGTATTGAAACACGACAGTTCTACGGCCTTTTTGCTGAATTACTACCTAACGAACAGAAGTATTTAG
- a CDS encoding TonB-dependent receptor has protein sequence MKNLKNWMLFIVMVITSTSAFSQNKVKGTVIDGELNMSLPGATVLVKGTQNGVSTDANGAFTLNVTSDKGEVVISFIGYQSKTVAFTVDANKVANLGNIVVNPDENMLADIVIMGVADVAKDRKTPVAVSTIKAAEIQEKLGSQEFPEILNTTPSVYASKGGGGYGDSNINIRGFDQRNVAVLINGMPVNDMEGGAVYWSNWAGLSDVTSAMQVQRGLGSSKIAISSVGGTINVLTRTSDAREGGSISAGIGNENYFKGLASYNTGVLENGLSASVLLGYTRGDGYVEGTGFEGYNYYLGLGYKSKDSRHNVQFTFTGAKQDHDQRSTSVSIENIQKWNDGKMNKRFNPDTGFYNGERFNFRSNYYNKPVMSINYDFNINETWTLGAVFYGSWGRGGGTGTIGGGPNGYRDFGTEVRDANGHMRFDDIAAWNRGETIADWKEIGKDKKPFGPGTSNSLMDDPMNPGQQGYYITDFDNKTKAYRGGWARRSSINSHDWYGTVINLNAKVNENWTVDFGADGRIYKGYHYQLLDNLMGADGFYVAKNNNNNNQHYIVGQTYDAKASMNPWVNWNNREKVGYHNDGNVKWLGGFGQVEYSKDDLSVFVQGAISNQWMQRVDYFNYDRSTAQGAKDYKTDWESILGGSIKGGANYNIDENHNVFVNSGYFSRQPFMNNGVYLNNTNTLNPDLTNEKVFGLEAGYGYRSHKLRANLNLYRTSWKDRVTRVTSKVKDLGTDGSIVDANGYATLVGVEQIHSGMEMDFIYYPVDRLTITGSFSWGDWKYASNVTGTYYNEETNQPIYNNPGEPESGFKTQTLYIDGAKVGGAPQLIANLGASYEIVKGLKIDANYRYNDNFYGSLDVEKTNSKEKSGSMKLPAFNLVDAGLSYRMEVGKEKQNALTMRFNVNNVFDTTYISSARTNIEATPESTTWKGIDVRNEVMLGAGRTWNFTMRFNF, from the coding sequence ATGAAAAACTTGAAGAACTGGATGTTGTTTATCGTAATGGTTATTACGTCAACATCTGCATTTTCACAAAACAAAGTAAAGGGTACGGTTATCGATGGAGAGCTTAATATGAGCTTACCGGGGGCTACTGTATTGGTGAAAGGAACGCAAAATGGTGTATCGACAGATGCAAATGGAGCGTTTACCTTGAACGTTACTAGCGATAAAGGAGAAGTAGTTATTTCTTTTATTGGTTATCAATCAAAAACGGTTGCTTTTACCGTTGATGCAAACAAAGTTGCTAACTTAGGTAACATTGTGGTTAACCCAGATGAAAACATGTTAGCTGACATTGTAATCATGGGAGTTGCGGACGTTGCAAAAGACCGTAAAACACCAGTTGCTGTTTCTACAATTAAAGCAGCTGAAATTCAAGAAAAATTAGGATCTCAAGAATTTCCTGAAATTTTAAACACTACACCTTCAGTATATGCTTCTAAAGGTGGTGGAGGTTATGGAGACTCGAATATTAATATTCGTGGATTCGACCAAAGAAACGTAGCGGTATTAATTAACGGGATGCCTGTTAATGATATGGAAGGTGGAGCTGTATACTGGTCAAACTGGGCGGGTCTATCAGACGTAACTTCTGCAATGCAAGTGCAACGCGGTTTAGGTTCTTCTAAAATTGCGATTTCTTCTGTAGGAGGAACAATCAACGTTTTGACACGTACATCTGATGCTAGGGAAGGTGGATCTATTTCTGCAGGTATTGGAAATGAAAACTACTTTAAAGGTTTAGCTTCTTACAATACGGGTGTGTTGGAAAACGGATTATCTGCTTCGGTATTATTAGGTTATACAAGAGGTGATGGATATGTTGAAGGAACGGGATTTGAAGGATATAACTATTACTTAGGTTTAGGATATAAATCAAAAGATTCTCGTCACAATGTTCAATTTACATTTACTGGTGCGAAACAAGATCACGATCAACGATCAACTTCAGTTTCTATCGAAAATATCCAAAAATGGAATGACGGGAAAATGAACAAAAGATTCAACCCTGATACAGGATTTTATAATGGAGAACGTTTTAATTTTAGATCGAACTACTATAACAAACCTGTGATGTCTATTAACTACGATTTCAATATTAACGAAACTTGGACATTAGGAGCTGTATTTTACGGATCTTGGGGACGTGGTGGAGGAACTGGAACAATTGGTGGTGGACCAAATGGTTACAGAGATTTTGGCACGGAAGTAAGAGATGCTAATGGACATATGCGTTTTGATGATATCGCTGCTTGGAATAGAGGTGAAACCATTGCTGATTGGAAAGAAATTGGTAAAGATAAAAAACCATTTGGACCTGGTACAAGTAATAGTTTGATGGATGATCCTATGAATCCAGGTCAACAAGGATACTATATTACTGATTTCGATAATAAAACTAAGGCATATAGAGGTGGTTGGGCACGTCGTTCAAGTATCAACTCACATGACTGGTATGGTACGGTAATTAATTTAAATGCGAAAGTAAATGAGAACTGGACGGTTGATTTTGGTGCTGATGGACGTATTTATAAAGGATACCACTATCAATTATTAGATAATTTAATGGGAGCTGATGGTTTCTATGTAGCTAAAAATAATAATAATAATAACCAACATTATATTGTAGGTCAAACATATGATGCTAAAGCTTCTATGAATCCATGGGTAAACTGGAATAATAGAGAAAAAGTTGGATACCACAATGATGGTAATGTAAAATGGTTAGGTGGATTCGGACAAGTGGAATACTCTAAAGATGATTTATCAGTATTCGTGCAAGGAGCTATTTCAAACCAATGGATGCAACGTGTTGATTATTTCAACTATGACCGTTCTACTGCTCAAGGAGCAAAAGATTACAAAACAGATTGGGAAAGTATCTTAGGTGGTAGTATTAAAGGGGGAGCAAACTATAACATTGACGAAAATCACAATGTATTTGTGAATTCAGGTTATTTCTCTCGTCAACCATTTATGAACAATGGAGTGTATTTAAATAATACAAATACGTTGAATCCTGATTTGACAAATGAAAAGGTGTTTGGTTTAGAAGCAGGTTATGGATATAGAAGCCATAAATTAAGAGCTAATTTAAACTTGTATAGAACATCTTGGAAAGATAGAGTGACTCGTGTAACTTCTAAAGTTAAAGATTTAGGGACAGATGGAAGTATTGTTGATGCAAATGGGTATGCTACTTTAGTTGGGGTGGAACAAATTCACTCTGGAATGGAAATGGATTTCATTTACTATCCAGTGGATCGTTTAACAATTACAGGATCTTTCTCTTGGGGTGATTGGAAATATGCATCAAATGTAACAGGAACGTACTATAACGAAGAGACGAATCAGCCTATCTATAATAACCCAGGAGAACCTGAGTCAGGATTTAAAACACAGACTTTATATATTGATGGAGCAAAAGTGGGTGGAGCACCTCAGTTAATTGCTAACTTAGGAGCTAGCTATGAAATCGTAAAAGGATTGAAAATCGATGCTAACTACCGATACAATGATAATTTCTATGGTTCATTAGATGTTGAAAAAACAAATTCAAAAGAAAAAAGCGGTTCAATGAAACTGCCTGCATTTAACTTAGTTGATGCTGGATTATCTTACCGTATGGAAGTTGGAAAAGAGAAACAAAATGCTTTGACTATGCGTTTCAACGTAAATAACGTATTCGATACGACTTATATTTCTTCTGCAAGAACAAATATTGAAGCAACTCCTGAGAGTACTACTTGGAAAGGAATTGATGTTCGTAACGAAGTAATGTTAGGAGCTGGTAGAACATGGAACTTTACAATGAGATTTAACTTCTAG
- a CDS encoding aldo/keto reductase, whose translation MKRKNLNADMSIAPICFGGNVFGWTLDEKASLRMLDELHDQGINFIDTANSYSHWVEGNTGGESERILGKWFAASKKRQDIVLATKVGGGMQGVEKGLTRQQILDGVDASLQRLRTDYIDLYYSHHDDVNVGVEEIMGTFQELIQAGKVRALGASNLSGERLLESNQVAEAKGWTKYIALQPQYNLYDRAQFETEYKDIVVKEKLAVAPYFALASGFLSGKYKTTADLEGSARKMMVEHYLNDRGLAILDALAKTAQKHQATSAEIAIAWLLHQPVITAPIVSATNSTQLQSLVRSTAIQLDIDDLAVLETASQWK comes from the coding sequence ATGAAAAGAAAGAATTTAAATGCGGACATGAGTATTGCTCCAATTTGCTTTGGAGGAAATGTATTTGGATGGACTTTAGATGAAAAAGCATCGCTGCGCATGTTAGATGAATTACATGATCAAGGCATTAATTTTATCGATACAGCAAATAGCTACTCCCATTGGGTAGAAGGAAATACCGGAGGAGAGTCAGAACGTATTTTAGGAAAGTGGTTCGCAGCAAGTAAAAAAAGACAAGATATTGTATTAGCTACTAAAGTAGGCGGGGGCATGCAAGGCGTAGAGAAAGGGTTGACCAGACAACAGATTCTCGATGGAGTTGATGCTTCTTTACAGCGTTTGCGTACGGATTATATTGATTTATACTATTCTCATCATGATGATGTGAATGTTGGAGTAGAAGAAATCATGGGAACCTTTCAGGAACTAATTCAAGCAGGAAAAGTTCGTGCTCTTGGAGCGTCTAATCTAAGTGGAGAACGCTTACTTGAAAGTAATCAAGTAGCGGAAGCCAAAGGATGGACGAAATACATTGCTCTACAACCGCAATATAATCTCTATGATCGAGCGCAATTCGAAACAGAGTACAAAGACATTGTCGTAAAAGAAAAGCTAGCTGTAGCGCCTTATTTTGCTTTAGCTAGTGGTTTCTTATCTGGGAAGTATAAAACAACCGCAGATTTGGAAGGAAGCGCACGAAAAATGATGGTTGAACATTATCTAAACGATCGCGGGTTAGCTATTTTAGATGCTTTAGCGAAAACGGCTCAAAAACATCAAGCAACAAGTGCTGAAATAGCAATTGCTTGGTTGTTGCATCAACCTGTAATTACGGCGCCAATTGTTAGCGCAACTAATTCAACCCAATTACAAAGTCTTGTGCGTTCAACAGCTATTCAGCTAGATATTGATGATTTAGCTGTATTGGAAACAGCAAGTCAATGGAAGTAA
- the metG gene encoding methionine--tRNA ligase: MIQDPKRYTLTAALPYTNGPIHIGHLAGVYVPADIYARFLRMQGKDVAFICGSDEHGVAISMKAKKEGITPQQVIDKYNGIIKQSFEDFGISFDNYSRTSSSIHHQTASEFFKKLYNEGKFIEEVTEQLYDEQAQQFLADRFVTGTCPKCGNEEAYGDQCEKCGTSLNATDLINPKSTISGSKPILKATKHWFLPLDQYDGFLRQWILEGHKNDWKPNVYGQVKSWLDDGLKPRAVTRDLDWGIPVPVEGADGKVLYVWFDAPIGYISSTKEWAAREGKDWEPYWKSEDTKLVHFIGKDNIVFHCVIFPAMLKAEGSYILPDNVPANEFLNLEGNKLSTSKNWAVWLHEYLEDFPGKQDVLRYALTANAPETKDNDFTWKDFQARNNNELVAIFGNFINRVVVLTNKYYNGVVPQPHAFSDVDIATLEELRAYPAVIESSIDRYRFREALGEVMNVARLGNKYLADEEPWKLIKEDADRVQTQMYVALQIAAALSTLAEPFLPFTAAKLKSILRLETPIAWSAVEVDQPLIQHGHQIGEAELLFAKIEDEEVQKQLDRLEASKQANKAANAVVEPQKETATYDDFTKLDLRVGTIVEAEKMPKANKLLVLKVDTGMDVRTIVSGIAEHFKPEDIIGKRVTVLANLAPRALRGVESQGMILMTEDANGKLVFVNPDEEGVKNGATIN, from the coding sequence ATGATACAAGATCCGAAGAGATATACGCTAACTGCGGCATTGCCTTATACCAATGGGCCAATCCATATTGGACACCTAGCAGGTGTTTATGTTCCAGCTGATATTTATGCTCGATTCTTGCGAATGCAAGGCAAAGATGTTGCCTTCATCTGTGGAAGCGACGAACACGGGGTGGCTATTTCTATGAAAGCGAAAAAAGAAGGCATTACCCCTCAACAGGTAATTGATAAATACAACGGCATTATCAAACAATCTTTTGAAGATTTTGGTATTTCTTTTGACAACTATTCTCGTACTTCCTCTTCTATTCACCATCAAACAGCTTCTGAATTTTTCAAGAAATTGTACAACGAAGGGAAATTCATCGAAGAGGTAACGGAGCAATTATACGATGAACAAGCACAACAATTCTTAGCAGACCGTTTTGTAACGGGAACTTGTCCGAAATGTGGAAATGAAGAAGCGTATGGAGACCAATGTGAAAAATGTGGTACCTCTTTAAATGCGACGGATTTAATCAATCCTAAATCAACCATTTCAGGTAGTAAACCCATTTTAAAAGCAACAAAACACTGGTTTTTACCATTAGATCAATACGACGGATTCTTGCGTCAGTGGATTTTAGAAGGACATAAAAACGATTGGAAACCCAATGTATATGGACAAGTAAAGTCTTGGTTAGATGATGGATTAAAACCACGTGCGGTAACTCGCGATTTAGACTGGGGTATTCCTGTTCCTGTTGAAGGTGCAGACGGAAAAGTATTATACGTTTGGTTTGATGCACCTATTGGGTACATTTCATCAACGAAAGAATGGGCGGCCCGTGAAGGGAAAGATTGGGAACCCTATTGGAAATCAGAAGATACTAAATTGGTTCACTTCATCGGAAAAGATAATATTGTATTCCACTGTGTTATCTTCCCAGCGATGTTAAAAGCAGAAGGAAGCTATATCTTACCTGATAATGTACCTGCGAATGAGTTCTTAAACTTAGAAGGAAACAAACTTTCTACGTCGAAGAACTGGGCCGTTTGGTTGCATGAATACTTGGAAGATTTCCCAGGAAAACAAGATGTATTGCGTTATGCTTTAACTGCAAATGCACCAGAAACAAAAGACAATGACTTTACATGGAAAGATTTCCAAGCGAGAAATAACAACGAATTAGTGGCTATTTTTGGAAATTTCATCAACCGTGTAGTGGTATTAACGAATAAATATTATAACGGTGTAGTTCCACAACCGCATGCCTTTTCTGATGTGGATATTGCTACATTAGAAGAATTAAGAGCTTATCCAGCTGTCATCGAAAGTTCAATCGATCGTTACCGCTTCAGAGAAGCTTTGGGTGAAGTAATGAATGTGGCACGTTTAGGAAATAAATACTTGGCGGATGAAGAACCTTGGAAATTAATCAAGGAAGATGCGGATCGCGTTCAAACGCAAATGTATGTAGCTTTACAAATTGCTGCTGCCTTAAGTACATTAGCCGAGCCATTCTTGCCCTTTACTGCAGCAAAATTAAAGTCAATTTTGCGCTTAGAAACACCGATTGCATGGTCTGCTGTTGAAGTAGATCAACCGTTAATTCAACATGGACACCAAATTGGAGAAGCGGAGTTGTTGTTTGCTAAGATTGAAGACGAAGAAGTTCAAAAACAATTGGATCGTTTAGAAGCATCTAAACAAGCAAATAAAGCAGCGAATGCTGTGGTAGAGCCGCAAAAAGAAACAGCTACCTATGACGATTTCACTAAGTTAGATTTACGTGTAGGAACAATTGTAGAAGCGGAGAAAATGCCAAAAGCAAACAAACTTTTAGTATTAAAAGTGGATACCGGAATGGATGTAAGAACGATTGTATCGGGAATTGCTGAGCATTTCAAACCGGAAGATATCATCGGGAAACGCGTAACGGTTTTAGCGAACTTAGCACCACGTGCTTTACGCGGTGTAGAAAGTCAAGGGATGATTTTAATGACAGAAGATGCCAATGGTAAATTGGTATTTGTCAACCCAGATGAAGAGGGTGTAAAAAACGGAGCAACGATTAATTAA
- a CDS encoding DUF2891 domain-containing protein, whose amino-acid sequence MRKISVGALAGLLLLGCTPKEKKADEEGTKMVEEVAPLTLTIKEAEKIIALPLHCIEQEYPNKLGQVLGADSDLKTPKQLRPIFYGCFDWHSSVHGYWSIIELMKRFPALNETHQIRKRLNTLITAENVQVELAFFDDPNNKTFERTYGWAWLFQLHGALATWEDEDAQRWAKLLEPLAKVLMERYETYLPKLNYPIRTGTHDNTAYGLSLSLEYARLMKETAFEQLLVETANRLYAKDTNCNLAFEPSGHDFLSPCLEEARLMSKIQDAATFKTWLTAFLPEIFEPDFQLEVGKVSDRTDGHLVHLDGLNFSRAACLSDLAKKLPELAHVKAIGKHHFESSFGNITNDDYMGSHWLGTFALYALLHQ is encoded by the coding sequence ATGAGAAAAATTAGTGTAGGTGCCCTTGCCGGATTATTGTTATTGGGATGTACACCCAAAGAGAAAAAAGCAGACGAGGAAGGAACGAAAATGGTGGAGGAAGTTGCTCCTTTGACGTTGACTATCAAGGAGGCTGAAAAAATTATTGCGTTGCCTTTACACTGTATTGAACAAGAATACCCCAATAAATTGGGGCAAGTGTTAGGTGCTGATTCAGACTTGAAAACACCGAAGCAACTACGTCCTATTTTTTATGGTTGTTTTGATTGGCACTCATCTGTTCATGGGTATTGGTCGATTATTGAATTGATGAAGCGCTTTCCAGCACTCAATGAAACACATCAAATTCGCAAACGCTTGAATACGTTGATTACAGCAGAAAATGTGCAAGTAGAATTGGCTTTTTTTGATGATCCTAATAATAAAACGTTTGAGCGTACCTATGGGTGGGCTTGGTTATTCCAACTGCATGGTGCTTTAGCGACTTGGGAGGATGAGGATGCACAGCGTTGGGCAAAATTATTAGAGCCTTTAGCCAAAGTATTAATGGAGCGCTATGAAACTTATTTGCCCAAATTGAATTACCCTATTCGCACGGGAACACATGATAATACAGCTTACGGTTTATCGCTGTCTTTGGAATATGCGCGATTAATGAAAGAAACGGCTTTTGAACAGCTACTGGTTGAAACGGCAAATCGTCTATATGCGAAAGATACCAACTGCAATCTTGCCTTTGAGCCTAGTGGGCATGATTTTCTTTCTCCTTGTCTAGAAGAAGCTCGATTGATGAGCAAGATTCAAGATGCAGCTACTTTTAAAACGTGGTTGACGGCATTTTTACCAGAAATATTTGAACCGGATTTTCAATTGGAAGTAGGAAAAGTATCGGATCGAACAGATGGACACTTAGTTCATTTGGACGGGCTGAATTTTAGTAGAGCTGCCTGTTTAAGTGATTTGGCTAAGAAATTACCAGAATTGGCCCATGTAAAAGCCATTGGGAAGCATCATTTTGAATCTTCTTTCGGCAATATTACAAACGATGATTATATGGGGAGTCACTGGTTAGGAACTTTTGCCTTATACGCTTTACTTCATCAATAA
- a CDS encoding tRNA-binding protein: MENSNNNTLTWDDFMKVEMRVGTIIQAEEFKEVRNPAYKLVVDFGEEIGMRKTSAQITKLYTAEELIGKQVIAVVNFPPKQIANIMSECLVMGAVEGKEVTLMSLDKPVKNGLRIG, from the coding sequence ATGGAAAACAGCAACAATAATACGCTAACGTGGGATGATTTTATGAAAGTAGAAATGCGCGTTGGTACGATTATTCAAGCCGAAGAATTCAAAGAAGTCCGCAATCCTGCTTATAAATTAGTTGTTGATTTTGGAGAAGAAATTGGAATGAGAAAAACATCTGCCCAAATCACAAAATTATACACCGCTGAAGAATTAATCGGCAAACAAGTGATTGCGGTTGTTAACTTTCCTCCAAAGCAAATTGCCAATATCATGAGTGAATGTTTGGTTATGGGTGCAGTGGAAGGCAAAGAAGTAACCCTGATGAGTTTAGACAAACCCGTTAAAAACGGATTGAGAATAGGATAA
- a CDS encoding 2'-5' RNA ligase family protein, translating to MYSDKYSLCFQPDEVLIEQVKIMKLDLAEVIGWYHSKNSLAHLTIAEFQASEKDIARMHQQITRCCTGFAPVETHLTSFGTYPNGTFFLEVDAIAKPQLKAYAQKLFQTLQLKNAYKCTDPHLSIGRKLEEAKIQQAYATFKQPNLSFCCNQIVLRRLNMERRQFDIIQYYPFLSQPTSEETQLTLF from the coding sequence ATGTATAGCGATAAATATTCTTTGTGTTTTCAGCCTGATGAAGTTTTGATTGAACAAGTCAAAATCATGAAGTTAGATTTAGCAGAAGTCATTGGGTGGTATCACAGTAAAAATTCGCTGGCTCATTTAACGATTGCTGAATTTCAGGCCAGTGAAAAAGATATTGCGCGCATGCATCAACAAATTACGCGTTGTTGTACAGGGTTTGCTCCTGTTGAAACTCATCTAACTTCTTTTGGGACCTATCCCAACGGCACTTTTTTCCTTGAAGTGGATGCCATTGCTAAACCTCAATTAAAAGCCTATGCACAAAAGCTCTTTCAAACCCTACAATTGAAAAATGCCTACAAATGCACAGATCCTCATCTTTCTATTGGGCGAAAACTAGAAGAGGCTAAAATCCAACAAGCCTATGCGACATTCAAACAACCGAACCTTTCCTTTTGTTGCAACCAAATTGTACTACGTCGACTGAATATGGAGCGTAGACAATTCGATATTATCCAGTATTATCCTTTTCTATCCCAACCCACATCAGAAGAAACACAATTAACCTTATTTTAA
- a CDS encoding aspartate kinase produces the protein MRIYKFGGASVKDADNVKNVGHVLRTVGYSDSLLIASAMGKTTNALEVVVHNYFQNRFDLAESVQVVKDYHLTILHDLFTDSTDAVYQAVDHLFESLTSFLLNNKSPNYNFVYDQIVSYGELLSTTILHHYLLCCNIENTWIDARNLIKTDTTYRDANVQWESTEAAITQAIDKKELYITQGFIGSDYNGFSTTLGREGSDYSAAIFAYALNAESVTIWKDVPGVLNADPRYFDETTLLEQISYQEAIELAFYGASVIHPKTLQPLRQKEIPLYVKSFVNPTLAGTSVSKGADLKPAIPCFIVKKNQLLISLSSKDFSFIMEQNISDIFKLFCEYNIKVNVIQNSAISFSVCVEDKFNHFEELRQKLNDQYRVSYNENVSLYTIRHFDETSADRILQDKTLLLKQVNRETMQMVTRE, from the coding sequence ATGAGAATATATAAATTTGGTGGAGCTTCGGTAAAAGATGCCGATAATGTAAAAAATGTAGGTCATGTTTTGCGTACTGTTGGTTATTCAGATAGTTTACTGATTGCCTCTGCAATGGGTAAGACAACCAATGCCTTAGAAGTTGTGGTGCACAACTATTTTCAAAATCGTTTTGATTTGGCCGAATCGGTTCAAGTAGTGAAAGACTATCACCTCACAATTCTACACGATTTATTCACCGATTCAACAGATGCCGTTTATCAAGCCGTCGATCATCTATTTGAATCGCTCACTTCATTTTTACTCAACAACAAATCGCCCAACTACAATTTCGTCTATGATCAGATTGTCAGCTATGGGGAGTTGTTATCTACAACAATTTTACATCATTATTTGCTGTGTTGCAACATCGAAAATACGTGGATTGATGCGCGTAATCTAATTAAAACAGATACGACGTATCGCGATGCCAATGTGCAATGGGAGAGCACTGAAGCCGCCATTACACAAGCAATAGACAAAAAAGAATTATATATTACCCAAGGTTTTATCGGGTCAGACTATAATGGTTTTTCGACTACATTAGGTCGAGAAGGTTCGGATTACTCTGCTGCTATCTTTGCGTATGCACTAAACGCAGAAAGCGTAACCATTTGGAAGGATGTACCAGGCGTCCTCAATGCAGATCCACGTTACTTTGACGAGACTACATTATTGGAGCAAATTTCCTATCAAGAAGCTATTGAATTAGCCTTTTATGGTGCTTCTGTCATCCACCCTAAAACCTTACAACCCCTGCGTCAAAAGGAAATTCCGCTATATGTAAAATCCTTTGTCAACCCAACGTTAGCAGGAACCTCTGTATCAAAAGGAGCTGATCTAAAACCGGCAATTCCTTGTTTCATCGTGAAGAAAAATCAATTGTTGATTTCTCTTTCTTCGAAAGATTTCTCTTTTATTATGGAACAAAACATCAGTGATATTTTCAAATTGTTTTGCGAATACAACATCAAGGTGAATGTCATCCAAAACTCAGCGATTAGCTTTTCTGTTTGTGTGGAAGATAAATTCAATCACTTTGAAGAATTGCGTCAAAAACTAAATGATCAATATCGCGTCAGCTATAATGAAAATGTTTCACTCTATACCATTCGCCATTTTGACGAAACCTCAGCGGATCGCATTTTACAAGATAAAACCCTGTTATTAAAACAAGTAAATAGAGAAACCATGCAAATGGTGACAAGAGAATAA